Proteins encoded together in one Anopheles darlingi chromosome 3, idAnoDarlMG_H_01, whole genome shotgun sequence window:
- the LOC125956053 gene encoding uncharacterized protein LOC125956053 isoform X1: MYEEHYDEDGFKLSFDDGVSKMDKRFFMRTFPNVSRIAERKVHCTSCHTHIGTAPISEAVIRKHPVLGVTQCSDCHDFYNSGEFSKGEDGSELYCRWCGQGGEVYCCSNCPFVFCKSCITKNLSRVCVQDVASNDNWSCFRCAPNILSHLRAQHWALVNYIQKQKKEIKKKNYNAQTIMAMMKEDKTTCCATKGKKSGSHGGSAKNAPKQRTGSIPEASSSGTDSPKPSTSKAATASTIDNDDSVPLAALKKSKDPPSRKVVPAQVLLRQPQIILNSVLAQKDKPQRRSEEETTESANRSLPDRKKQQAMDQLDRIAGNKRVKEDHRAEKRQHESPKVPKSEDQAEEKSSAKKAKLSNDEVVCTPDIMGLLSPVVEITPLAPILRKARVSEKVYSSGREKGVSGTSTAAKPFSIDDLPTTVSVQYGYRSKTKPTGNQPVPANDIRSMHHKLQQYLGTKDPPATPKSSKLPLPMPVPSANRGTQAPVYHIINGFRVDLHLASQQSTYRLPDGKLIQVRKQKNSQHESVPNSNESDEAQDQNKARSSARSTTNSSNCSYTVTSLPSALSNASQTEEIPKGKRMFSVHQTLPKGHPQLANNNIKHTQPHLLVTNQRMPVKQLRFQQLPSQQQQPQQTPRLAREQQQSAVQQQQSPVQQQELQLSPQELQQSALLQPQQQQPRPKSKQMKQKSSLRPLLPAGTLLLRPQSELQQQPFQQSQVQQQPFQQSQVQQQPFQQSQAQQQSFQQSQLQQQPFQQSQMQQQPFQQSQVQQPQLQPHIILHSPFQQQIQHEQQLLQQQMKQREQSLQQQMQQQPMQQFRIQHSNPLPAQQILRLPPYLEISTYQPPNPTGQQNMLGLPLQSSMIPQQQMQPQPFQRPQPQQPQIIVTAITPSAQQRKRGRPSNKNNPPAAMNSSGAAVTANNVTPIVRPPLLNTLRDMVNGPHQNSQVGRGKKEFEAKLLVGAETCHQIMSKIATLTGSQSFKKIRHLRDLKELYLHMSYLLTYGVRRLQGLQEQCIEDVHALGFDNASEFLRTDVATNVSAPEEADKSGQGEANPEDDEDDDCEIIEQRATVIEVDSDDDEGSQAAQPDQATNTSTQESVQLAARFEIVGGEQGNYDFRPIASPLAGGGESTATSSSNTQSTGADNNSQRQNLERTAPPEGEVVVDQTNASEPTNATKPSECHLGNSSASASREQAPNDSNELVELIELNEANDGGTEAQCAHVNQGVEARDRVSDGANVEKAASTVEQDASTSKGNESLSGSELLEQLDSLMDQGLLDDPKILATDTGISDVSKEAAELFEICPKEVSELLNNQMVDTMVEQEQNNQTNQEDVEKNDETKVVEEANKKQTTTNISSANNESNLTLETTEVVDSSNQADGAAIIVADKTNACPSVELEIATEDSKTEEKDQSGESTVPQKSGANSLLEKQDISVEGKDKEDSLKQSAGITNLDFAEQERKTLECGNEKDRMQSDDNAMSEMVGEKDSVDSTIAIDSVADVDMQDVSNRDEKVEQHSEGRTGDVEMKDVSNTMLDKGEIVNDSNILKQNSVASSVLICSEDLELQSIVPLEDTNKAVEMKDKSSPNKRKEVISIVSKPENNLEGEESQKPADNQAQQMENTVAQQQQTNENCSDARIRSTGKEESFSKAKITVENPVKESEDIDEETVDDFSEKSVEHLNDDSMPGGSTIVPSVESSITLKADKTIVLSCNTSTKNDEMEISEVKNAQPDDNVDALSTGSSEGFRSPETILSDSFLFDDPRVGMSGEGSKMEETNINEEASISTVGEASQEANTVVETSAVLDEQNIVNEDLISLESISNEAWEDSEQDLTQDGVNKKTE; this comes from the exons ATGTATGAAGAACACTACGACGAAGATG GATTCAAACTATCCTTCGACGATGGCGTGTCCAAAATGGATAAGCGGTTTTTCATGCGTACGTTTCCGAACGTTAGCCGGATCGCGGAGCGCAAGGTGCACTGCACCTCCTGCCATACGCATATTGGAACGGCCCCGATTTCCGAGGCCGTCATCCGGAAACACCCGGTCCTGGGAGTTACGCAGTGTAGCGACTGCCACGATTTCTACAACAGCGGCGAATTCTCGAAAGGGGAAGATGGTAGCGAGCTGtactgccggtggtgtggccaGGGTGGCGAGGTCTATTGCTGCTCCAACTGTCCGTTCGTGTTCTGTAAGAGCTGCATCACCAAAAATTTGTCACGGGTCTGTGTGCAGGATGTCGCTTCGAATGATAACTGGAGCTGTTTCCGGTGCGCTCCGAATATCTTGAGCCATCTAAGGGCCCAACATTGGGCGCTGGTCAACTACatccagaagcagaaaaa ggaaattaaaaagaaaaactacaATGCCCAAACCATAATGGCAATGATGAAGGAAGATAAAACAACCTGCTGTGCTacgaaggggaaaaaatcgGGGTCGCACGGAGGCTCGGCAAAGAATGCCCCTAAACAGCGCACTGGCAGCATCCCAGAGGCATCGAGCAGTGGCACGGATTCACCAAAACCCTCTACCAGCAAAGCTGCCACTGCTTCAACTATTGATAATGACGATTCCGTGCCTCTCGCAGCGCTAAAAAAGTCAAAGGACCCGCCTTCTAGAAAAGTCGTGCCAGCTCAGGTGCTGCTTAGGCAACCTCAAATCATTTTGAATTCCGTGCTGGCACAAAAGGATAAACCCCAGCGTCGATCGGAGGAAGAAACAACCGAATCGGCCAACCGAAGCCTGCCAGAtcggaagaagcagcaagcaaTGGATCAGCTGGACCGTATTGCGGGGAATAAACGTGTCAAAGAAGATCATAGGGCTGAAAAACGTCAACACGAATCACCGAAGGTACCAAAATCGGAAGACCAGGCTGAGGAAAAATCCTCCGCAAAGAAGGCAAAGCTCAGTAATGACGAAGTCGTCTGCACGCCCGATATTATGGGTCTCCTGTCGCCTGTAGTGGAAATTACACCGCTTGCACCAATTCTACGAAAAGCGCGAGTCTCGGAAAAGGTGTATTCATCAGGCCGGGAAAAGGGTGTGTCTGGTACGTCAACAGCCGCAAAACCTTTTTCGATTGATGATCTACCTACTACGGTTTCCGTACAGTACGGTTATCGATCGAAAACTAAACCAACTGGGAATCAGCCAGTTCCAGCAAATGATATACGCTCAATGCACCACAAACTGCAACAATATCTAGGAACAAAAGATCCGCCAGCAACGCCCAAATCTTCCAAGCTGCCCTTACCGATGCCGGTACCTAGTGCGAATAGAGGTACGCAAGCCCCAGTCTATCATATAATCAACGGGTTTCGTGTGGATCTTCACCTGGCTTCACAGCAGAGTACCTATCGGTTACCAGATGGTAAGCTTATTCAGGTACGGAAGCAGAAAAACAGCCAACACGAATCTGTGCCAAATAGCAATGAGTCAGACGAGGCGCAGGACCAGAATAAGGCTAGGTCTAGTGCACGGAGCACTACGAACAGTAGTAATTGTAGCTACACCGTGACATCGTTACCATCTGCTTTAAGCAACGCCTCTCAAACCGAAGAAATTCCGAAAGGCAAACGTATGTTTTCTGTGCACCAAACACTACCGAAGGGACATCCCCAACTGGCAAACAACAATATAAAGCACACTCAGCCGCATCTTTTAGTCACGAATCAACGTATGCCTGTTAAGCAGCTACGCTTCCAGCAGCTACCgtctcaacagcaacaaccgcagcaaACACCGCGGCTGGCTcgagagcaacagcaatcggcagtccagcaacagcaatcgccAGTCCAGCAACAGGAATTGCAGTTATCGCCACAGGAACTGCAGCAGTCGGCTTTActacagccacagcagcagcaaccacgacccaaatccaaacaaatgaaacagaaatcgTCGTTGCgaccgctgctgccagcaggaacgctgctgctacgaccACAGTCGGaattgcagcaacaaccgttTCAGCAGTCGCaagtgcagcaacaaccgttTCAGCAGTCGCaagtgcagcaacagccgtTTCAGCAGTCCCAAGCGCAGCAACAATCGTTTCAGCAGtcgcaactgcagcaacaaccgttTCAGCAGTCGcaaatgcagcaacaaccgttTCAACAGTCGCAAGTACAGCAGCCGCAATTGCAGCCACATATTATACTGCATTCACCATTCCAACAACAAATCCAACATGAGCAGCAGTTATTGCAACAACAAATGAAGCAGCGGGAGCAGTCgttgcaacaacaaatgcagcagcaaccaatgCAACAGTTTCGGATTCAACACTCGAACCCGCTTCCAGCTCAACAGATACTTAGGCTTCCGCCGTACTTGGAGATTTCGACATACCAACCACCCAATCCAACAGGACAACAGAATATGCTAGGTCTGCCGCTTCAATCGTCCATGATCCCACAACAGCAAATGCAGCCGCAGCCATTTCAAcggccacaaccacaacagccaCAAATAATAGTGACAGCAATAACACCGTCTGCAcagcagagaaagaggggaAGGCCATCGAACAAAAATAATCCACCCGCCGCTATGAACTCCTCTGGTGCTGCAGTAACCGCCAATAATGTTACACCCATTGTCAGACCTCCGCTGCTGAATACATTGCGCGACATGGTGAATGGCCCCCATCAGAACTCACAGGTCGggaggggaaagaaagagTTCGAAGCTAAGCTGCTGGTGGGTGCGGAAACATGCCATCAGATAATGAGCAAAATCGCTACCTTAACAGGTTCGCAGTCCTTCAAGAAGATTCGTCATTTGCGTGATTTAAAGGAACTCTATCTACATATGTCTTACCTGCTGACATACGGCGTAAGGCGTTTGCAAGGGTTGCAGGAACAATGCATTGAGGATGTGCATGCCCTTGGTTTTGATAATGCCTCCGAATTTTTGCGTACGGATGTAGCGACCAACGTTAGTGCACCGGAGGAGGCAGACAAAAGTGGTCAAGGAGAAGCCAATCctgaggacgatgaggacgatgactGTGAAATCATCGAACAGAGAGCAACAGTCATTGAGGTAGATTCGGACGACGATGAGGGATCGCAAGCGGCACAACCAGATCAAGCGACCAACACGAGCACGCAAGAAAGCGTACAGTTGGCCGCAAGATTTGAAATCGTAGGTGGCGAGCAGGGAAACTATGATTTTAGACCTATCGCTTCTCCGTTGGCTGGTGGCGGTGAATCGACTGCAACCAGCTCATCTAACACTCAATCGACTGGTGCAGATAATAATAGTCAACGGCAAAATCTCGAGCGGACTGCACCGCCCGAAGGTGAGGTGGTAGTTGATCAGACTAATGCTAGCGAGCCTACAAACGCAACGAAGCCATCCGAATGCCACCTAGGGAACAgttcagcttcagcatcaCGAGAACAAGCGCCAAACGATTCCAACGAACTAGTGGAATTGATTGAACTTAATGAGGCGAACGATGGCGGCACCGAAGCACAATGCGCACATGTTAACCAGGGAGTGGAAGCTCGCGACCGTGTCAGCGATGGTGCAAATG TAGAGAAAGCGGCATCAACAGTGGAGCAGGATGCATCAACGTCCAAAGGCAATGAAAGCCTTTCTGGAAGTGAGCTGTTGGAGCAGCTAGACAGTTTGATGGACCAAGGACTCCTAGATGATCCCAAAATACTAGCGACTGATACCGGGATAAGTGATGTATCAAAAGAAGCAGCGGAGCTGTTTGAGATATGTCCAAAAGAAGTGTCCGAATTGTTGAATAACCAGATGGTTGACACAATGGTAGAACAGgagcaaaacaatcaaactaATCAAGAAGATGTTGAGAAGAACGATGAAACAAAAGTGGTCGAAGAGGCGAACAAGAAACAAACGACTACTAACATCAGCAGTGCAAATAATGAAAGTAATTTGACGCTAGAGACTACGGAGGTAGTTGATTCATCAAATCAAGCTGATGGAGCTGCAATTATAGTGGCAGATAAAACTAATGCGTGCCCTAGCGTGGAGTTAGAAATTGCGACGGAAGATTCAAAAACTGAGGAAAAGGATCAAAGTGGAGAATCCACTGTTCCTCAAAAGAGCGGAGCGAATTCGCTACTAGAAAAGCAAGACATCAGCGTAGAAGGGAAGGATAAAGAGGATTCTTTGAAGCAGAGTGCAGGTATCACCAATTTAGATTTCGCAGAGCAAGAACGAAAGACATTAGAATGTGGTAATGAAAAAGATCGTATGCAAAGCGATGATAATGCGATGTCAGAGATGGTCGGTGAGAAGGATTCAGTAGATTCGACGATCGCAATTGATAGTGTTGCCGATGTAGATATGCAGGATGTGTCTAATAGAGATGAAAAAGTTGAGCAGCATTCAGAAGGTAGAACGGGAGATGTTGAAATGAAAGACGTTTCAAATACGATGCTAGATAAGGGCGAAATCGTCAATGACTCAAACATCCTTAAACAAAATTCAGTTGCCTCTTCTGTACTAATTTGCAGTGAAGATTTGGAACTACAATCCATAGTGCCATTAGAAGACACTAACAAAGCTGTAGAGATGAAGGATAAATCATCTCCAAACAAGCGCAAAGAAGTGATCTCCATTGTTTCAAAACCGGAAAACAATCTTGAAGGAGAAGAATCTCAAAAGCCGGCCGATAATCAAGCACAACAAATGGAGAACACAgttgcacaacaacagcagactAATGAAAATTGTTCGGATGCACGGATTCGAAGCACGGGAAAAGAAGAATCGTTTTCGAAAGCCAAAATTACAGTAGAAAATCCGGTAAAGGAAAGCGAAGACATTGATGAAGAAACAGTCGATGATTTCTCGGAAAAGTCCGTAGAACATTTAAATGATGATAGCATGCCCGGTGGCAGTACTATTGTCCCATCTGTCGAATCTTCTATCACATTGAAAGCTGATAAAACGATAGTTTTATCATGCAACACTTCCACTAAAaacgatgaaatggaaatatcCGAGGTAAAAAATGCGCAGCCTGATGATAATGTAGACGCCCTATCCACGGGATCGTCTGAAGGATTTCGCAGTCCAGAAACAATTTTGTCCGATTCGTTTCTGTTCGATGACCCACGCGTTGGTATGAGCGGTGAGGGTTCGAAAATGGAGGAGACGAATATTAATGAAGAGGCATCTATCTCCACTGTGGGAGAAGCTTCACAAGAAGCCAATACCGTTGTAGAAACATCGGCGGTATTGGATGAGCAGAACATTGTGAATGAAGATTTGATATCACTAGAGTCTATTTCGAATGAAGCATGGGAAGATTCGGAGCAAGATCTGACTCAAGATGGAGTCAACAAGAAAACTGAATAg
- the LOC125956053 gene encoding uncharacterized protein LOC125956053 isoform X2: protein MYEEHYDEDGFKLSFDDGVSKMDKRFFMRTFPNVSRIAERKVHCTSCHTHIGTAPISEAVIRKHPVLGVTQCSDCHDFYNSGEFSKGEDGSELYCRWCGQGGEVYCCSNCPFVFCKSCITKNLSRVCVQDVASNDNWSCFRCAPNILSHLRAQHWALVNYIQKQKKEIKKKNYNAQTIMAMMKEDKTTCCATKGKKSGSHGGSAKNAPKQRTGSIPEASSSGTDSPKPSTSKAATASTIDNDDSVPLAALKKSKDPPSRKVVPAQVLLRQPQIILNSVLAQKDKPQRRSEEETTESANRSLPDRKKQQAMDQLDRIAGNKRVKEDHRAEKRQHESPKVPKSEDQAEEKSSAKKAKLSNDEVVCTPDIMGLLSPVVEITPLAPILRKARVSEKVYSSGREKGVSGTSTAAKPFSIDDLPTTVSVQYGYRSKTKPTGNQPVPANDIRSMHHKLQQYLGTKDPPATPKSSKLPLPMPVPSANRGTQAPVYHIINGFRVDLHLASQQSTYRLPDGKLIQVRKQKNSQHESVPNSNESDEAQDQNKARSSARSTTNSSNCSYTVTSLPSALSNASQTEEIPKGKRMFSVHQTLPKGHPQLANNNIKHTQPHLLVTNQRMPVKQLRFQQLPSQQQQPQQTPRLAREQQQSAVQQQQSPVQQQELQLSPQELQQSALLQPQQQQPRPKSKQMKQKSSLRPLLPAGTLLLRPQSELQQQPFQQSQVQQQPFQQSQVQQQPFQQSQAQQQSFQQSQLQQQPFQQSQMQQQPFQQSQVQQPQLQPHIILHSPFQQQIQHEQQLLQQQMKQREQSLQQQMQQQPMQQFRIQHSNPLPAQQILRLPPYLEISTYQPPNPTGQQNMLGLPLQSSMIPQQQMQPQPFQRPQPQQPQIIVTAITPSAQQRKRGRPSNKNNPPAAMNSSGAAVTANNVTPIVRPPLLNTLRDMVNGPHQNSQVGRGKKEFEAKLLVGAETCHQIMSKIATLTGSQSFKKIRHLRDLKELYLHMSYLLTYGVRRLQGLQEQCIEDVHALGFDNASEFLRTDVATNVSAPEEADKSGQGEANPEDDEDDDCEIIEQRATVIEVDSDDDEGSQAAQPDQATNTSTQESVQLAARFEIVGGEQGNYDFRPIASPLAGGGESTATSSSNTQSTGADNNSQRQNLERTAPPEGEVVVDQTNASEPTNATKPSECHLGNSSASASREQAPNDSNELVELIELNEANDGGTEAQCAHVNQGVEARDRVSDGANEKAASTVEQDASTSKGNESLSGSELLEQLDSLMDQGLLDDPKILATDTGISDVSKEAAELFEICPKEVSELLNNQMVDTMVEQEQNNQTNQEDVEKNDETKVVEEANKKQTTTNISSANNESNLTLETTEVVDSSNQADGAAIIVADKTNACPSVELEIATEDSKTEEKDQSGESTVPQKSGANSLLEKQDISVEGKDKEDSLKQSAGITNLDFAEQERKTLECGNEKDRMQSDDNAMSEMVGEKDSVDSTIAIDSVADVDMQDVSNRDEKVEQHSEGRTGDVEMKDVSNTMLDKGEIVNDSNILKQNSVASSVLICSEDLELQSIVPLEDTNKAVEMKDKSSPNKRKEVISIVSKPENNLEGEESQKPADNQAQQMENTVAQQQQTNENCSDARIRSTGKEESFSKAKITVENPVKESEDIDEETVDDFSEKSVEHLNDDSMPGGSTIVPSVESSITLKADKTIVLSCNTSTKNDEMEISEVKNAQPDDNVDALSTGSSEGFRSPETILSDSFLFDDPRVGMSGEGSKMEETNINEEASISTVGEASQEANTVVETSAVLDEQNIVNEDLISLESISNEAWEDSEQDLTQDGVNKKTE, encoded by the exons ATGTATGAAGAACACTACGACGAAGATG GATTCAAACTATCCTTCGACGATGGCGTGTCCAAAATGGATAAGCGGTTTTTCATGCGTACGTTTCCGAACGTTAGCCGGATCGCGGAGCGCAAGGTGCACTGCACCTCCTGCCATACGCATATTGGAACGGCCCCGATTTCCGAGGCCGTCATCCGGAAACACCCGGTCCTGGGAGTTACGCAGTGTAGCGACTGCCACGATTTCTACAACAGCGGCGAATTCTCGAAAGGGGAAGATGGTAGCGAGCTGtactgccggtggtgtggccaGGGTGGCGAGGTCTATTGCTGCTCCAACTGTCCGTTCGTGTTCTGTAAGAGCTGCATCACCAAAAATTTGTCACGGGTCTGTGTGCAGGATGTCGCTTCGAATGATAACTGGAGCTGTTTCCGGTGCGCTCCGAATATCTTGAGCCATCTAAGGGCCCAACATTGGGCGCTGGTCAACTACatccagaagcagaaaaa ggaaattaaaaagaaaaactacaATGCCCAAACCATAATGGCAATGATGAAGGAAGATAAAACAACCTGCTGTGCTacgaaggggaaaaaatcgGGGTCGCACGGAGGCTCGGCAAAGAATGCCCCTAAACAGCGCACTGGCAGCATCCCAGAGGCATCGAGCAGTGGCACGGATTCACCAAAACCCTCTACCAGCAAAGCTGCCACTGCTTCAACTATTGATAATGACGATTCCGTGCCTCTCGCAGCGCTAAAAAAGTCAAAGGACCCGCCTTCTAGAAAAGTCGTGCCAGCTCAGGTGCTGCTTAGGCAACCTCAAATCATTTTGAATTCCGTGCTGGCACAAAAGGATAAACCCCAGCGTCGATCGGAGGAAGAAACAACCGAATCGGCCAACCGAAGCCTGCCAGAtcggaagaagcagcaagcaaTGGATCAGCTGGACCGTATTGCGGGGAATAAACGTGTCAAAGAAGATCATAGGGCTGAAAAACGTCAACACGAATCACCGAAGGTACCAAAATCGGAAGACCAGGCTGAGGAAAAATCCTCCGCAAAGAAGGCAAAGCTCAGTAATGACGAAGTCGTCTGCACGCCCGATATTATGGGTCTCCTGTCGCCTGTAGTGGAAATTACACCGCTTGCACCAATTCTACGAAAAGCGCGAGTCTCGGAAAAGGTGTATTCATCAGGCCGGGAAAAGGGTGTGTCTGGTACGTCAACAGCCGCAAAACCTTTTTCGATTGATGATCTACCTACTACGGTTTCCGTACAGTACGGTTATCGATCGAAAACTAAACCAACTGGGAATCAGCCAGTTCCAGCAAATGATATACGCTCAATGCACCACAAACTGCAACAATATCTAGGAACAAAAGATCCGCCAGCAACGCCCAAATCTTCCAAGCTGCCCTTACCGATGCCGGTACCTAGTGCGAATAGAGGTACGCAAGCCCCAGTCTATCATATAATCAACGGGTTTCGTGTGGATCTTCACCTGGCTTCACAGCAGAGTACCTATCGGTTACCAGATGGTAAGCTTATTCAGGTACGGAAGCAGAAAAACAGCCAACACGAATCTGTGCCAAATAGCAATGAGTCAGACGAGGCGCAGGACCAGAATAAGGCTAGGTCTAGTGCACGGAGCACTACGAACAGTAGTAATTGTAGCTACACCGTGACATCGTTACCATCTGCTTTAAGCAACGCCTCTCAAACCGAAGAAATTCCGAAAGGCAAACGTATGTTTTCTGTGCACCAAACACTACCGAAGGGACATCCCCAACTGGCAAACAACAATATAAAGCACACTCAGCCGCATCTTTTAGTCACGAATCAACGTATGCCTGTTAAGCAGCTACGCTTCCAGCAGCTACCgtctcaacagcaacaaccgcagcaaACACCGCGGCTGGCTcgagagcaacagcaatcggcagtccagcaacagcaatcgccAGTCCAGCAACAGGAATTGCAGTTATCGCCACAGGAACTGCAGCAGTCGGCTTTActacagccacagcagcagcaaccacgacccaaatccaaacaaatgaaacagaaatcgTCGTTGCgaccgctgctgccagcaggaacgctgctgctacgaccACAGTCGGaattgcagcaacaaccgttTCAGCAGTCGCaagtgcagcaacaaccgttTCAGCAGTCGCaagtgcagcaacagccgtTTCAGCAGTCCCAAGCGCAGCAACAATCGTTTCAGCAGtcgcaactgcagcaacaaccgttTCAGCAGTCGcaaatgcagcaacaaccgttTCAACAGTCGCAAGTACAGCAGCCGCAATTGCAGCCACATATTATACTGCATTCACCATTCCAACAACAAATCCAACATGAGCAGCAGTTATTGCAACAACAAATGAAGCAGCGGGAGCAGTCgttgcaacaacaaatgcagcagcaaccaatgCAACAGTTTCGGATTCAACACTCGAACCCGCTTCCAGCTCAACAGATACTTAGGCTTCCGCCGTACTTGGAGATTTCGACATACCAACCACCCAATCCAACAGGACAACAGAATATGCTAGGTCTGCCGCTTCAATCGTCCATGATCCCACAACAGCAAATGCAGCCGCAGCCATTTCAAcggccacaaccacaacagccaCAAATAATAGTGACAGCAATAACACCGTCTGCAcagcagagaaagaggggaAGGCCATCGAACAAAAATAATCCACCCGCCGCTATGAACTCCTCTGGTGCTGCAGTAACCGCCAATAATGTTACACCCATTGTCAGACCTCCGCTGCTGAATACATTGCGCGACATGGTGAATGGCCCCCATCAGAACTCACAGGTCGggaggggaaagaaagagTTCGAAGCTAAGCTGCTGGTGGGTGCGGAAACATGCCATCAGATAATGAGCAAAATCGCTACCTTAACAGGTTCGCAGTCCTTCAAGAAGATTCGTCATTTGCGTGATTTAAAGGAACTCTATCTACATATGTCTTACCTGCTGACATACGGCGTAAGGCGTTTGCAAGGGTTGCAGGAACAATGCATTGAGGATGTGCATGCCCTTGGTTTTGATAATGCCTCCGAATTTTTGCGTACGGATGTAGCGACCAACGTTAGTGCACCGGAGGAGGCAGACAAAAGTGGTCAAGGAGAAGCCAATCctgaggacgatgaggacgatgactGTGAAATCATCGAACAGAGAGCAACAGTCATTGAGGTAGATTCGGACGACGATGAGGGATCGCAAGCGGCACAACCAGATCAAGCGACCAACACGAGCACGCAAGAAAGCGTACAGTTGGCCGCAAGATTTGAAATCGTAGGTGGCGAGCAGGGAAACTATGATTTTAGACCTATCGCTTCTCCGTTGGCTGGTGGCGGTGAATCGACTGCAACCAGCTCATCTAACACTCAATCGACTGGTGCAGATAATAATAGTCAACGGCAAAATCTCGAGCGGACTGCACCGCCCGAAGGTGAGGTGGTAGTTGATCAGACTAATGCTAGCGAGCCTACAAACGCAACGAAGCCATCCGAATGCCACCTAGGGAACAgttcagcttcagcatcaCGAGAACAAGCGCCAAACGATTCCAACGAACTAGTGGAATTGATTGAACTTAATGAGGCGAACGATGGCGGCACCGAAGCACAATGCGCACATGTTAACCAGGGAGTGGAAGCTCGCGACCGTGTCAGCGATGGTGCAAATG AGAAAGCGGCATCAACAGTGGAGCAGGATGCATCAACGTCCAAAGGCAATGAAAGCCTTTCTGGAAGTGAGCTGTTGGAGCAGCTAGACAGTTTGATGGACCAAGGACTCCTAGATGATCCCAAAATACTAGCGACTGATACCGGGATAAGTGATGTATCAAAAGAAGCAGCGGAGCTGTTTGAGATATGTCCAAAAGAAGTGTCCGAATTGTTGAATAACCAGATGGTTGACACAATGGTAGAACAGgagcaaaacaatcaaactaATCAAGAAGATGTTGAGAAGAACGATGAAACAAAAGTGGTCGAAGAGGCGAACAAGAAACAAACGACTACTAACATCAGCAGTGCAAATAATGAAAGTAATTTGACGCTAGAGACTACGGAGGTAGTTGATTCATCAAATCAAGCTGATGGAGCTGCAATTATAGTGGCAGATAAAACTAATGCGTGCCCTAGCGTGGAGTTAGAAATTGCGACGGAAGATTCAAAAACTGAGGAAAAGGATCAAAGTGGAGAATCCACTGTTCCTCAAAAGAGCGGAGCGAATTCGCTACTAGAAAAGCAAGACATCAGCGTAGAAGGGAAGGATAAAGAGGATTCTTTGAAGCAGAGTGCAGGTATCACCAATTTAGATTTCGCAGAGCAAGAACGAAAGACATTAGAATGTGGTAATGAAAAAGATCGTATGCAAAGCGATGATAATGCGATGTCAGAGATGGTCGGTGAGAAGGATTCAGTAGATTCGACGATCGCAATTGATAGTGTTGCCGATGTAGATATGCAGGATGTGTCTAATAGAGATGAAAAAGTTGAGCAGCATTCAGAAGGTAGAACGGGAGATGTTGAAATGAAAGACGTTTCAAATACGATGCTAGATAAGGGCGAAATCGTCAATGACTCAAACATCCTTAAACAAAATTCAGTTGCCTCTTCTGTACTAATTTGCAGTGAAGATTTGGAACTACAATCCATAGTGCCATTAGAAGACACTAACAAAGCTGTAGAGATGAAGGATAAATCATCTCCAAACAAGCGCAAAGAAGTGATCTCCATTGTTTCAAAACCGGAAAACAATCTTGAAGGAGAAGAATCTCAAAAGCCGGCCGATAATCAAGCACAACAAATGGAGAACACAgttgcacaacaacagcagactAATGAAAATTGTTCGGATGCACGGATTCGAAGCACGGGAAAAGAAGAATCGTTTTCGAAAGCCAAAATTACAGTAGAAAATCCGGTAAAGGAAAGCGAAGACATTGATGAAGAAACAGTCGATGATTTCTCGGAAAAGTCCGTAGAACATTTAAATGATGATAGCATGCCCGGTGGCAGTACTATTGTCCCATCTGTCGAATCTTCTATCACATTGAAAGCTGATAAAACGATAGTTTTATCATGCAACACTTCCACTAAAaacgatgaaatggaaatatcCGAGGTAAAAAATGCGCAGCCTGATGATAATGTAGACGCCCTATCCACGGGATCGTCTGAAGGATTTCGCAGTCCAGAAACAATTTTGTCCGATTCGTTTCTGTTCGATGACCCACGCGTTGGTATGAGCGGTGAGGGTTCGAAAATGGAGGAGACGAATATTAATGAAGAGGCATCTATCTCCACTGTGGGAGAAGCTTCACAAGAAGCCAATACCGTTGTAGAAACATCGGCGGTATTGGATGAGCAGAACATTGTGAATGAAGATTTGATATCACTAGAGTCTATTTCGAATGAAGCATGGGAAGATTCGGAGCAAGATCTGACTCAAGATGGAGTCAACAAGAAAACTGAATAg